The bacterium genome includes a region encoding these proteins:
- a CDS encoding glycosyltransferase family 2 protein, producing the protein MYKGEKILAVMGCLNEAGKIGNSVRKVPLNIVDEVVVVDDGSTDNTAAEAAEAGATVVRHAVNMGAGAAYRTGFFYGLEKGFSIIVELAGDDQDEPAEVTRFLEKIVDQGYDYVHGSRWMKGGKRVNHPLFRSLFTQVYSWIFSALMFRKITDGTNGYRVFRASILKDPRINLKQDWLNRYELEPYFYYMVLSLGYKATEVPVTKYYPKERQLGYTKMVPFKGWWSILRPLFYLRFGLKK; encoded by the coding sequence ATGTACAAAGGTGAAAAGATTCTGGCGGTGATGGGCTGCCTCAACGAGGCGGGCAAGATCGGAAACAGCGTGCGCAAGGTGCCGCTGAACATAGTGGACGAGGTGGTGGTGGTGGATGACGGGTCCACGGACAACACCGCGGCCGAGGCCGCCGAGGCCGGGGCCACCGTGGTCCGGCACGCGGTGAACATGGGGGCCGGCGCGGCCTACCGCACCGGCTTTTTCTATGGCCTGGAAAAGGGGTTCTCGATCATAGTCGAACTGGCCGGCGATGACCAGGACGAGCCGGCCGAGGTCACGCGCTTCCTCGAGAAGATCGTGGACCAGGGCTACGACTATGTCCACGGCTCGCGCTGGATGAAAGGCGGCAAGAGGGTCAACCACCCGCTGTTCCGCAGCCTGTTCACCCAGGTGTATTCCTGGATTTTCAGCGCGCTGATGTTCCGGAAGATCACCGACGGGACCAACGGCTACCGCGTGTTCCGCGCCTCGATCCTGAAAGACCCCCGGATCAATCTGAAGCAGGACTGGCTAAACCGCTATGAGCTGGAGCCGTATTTCTATTACATGGTTCTCTCTCTGGGCTACAAGGCCACCGAGGTCCCGGTGACCAAGTACTACCCCAAGGAACGCCAGCTGGGCTACACCAAAATGGTGCCGTTCAAGGGCTGGTGGAGTATTCTCAGACCGTTGTTTTACCTGCGGTTCGGGCTGAAAAAATAA